The DNA sequence AGCCTCGGCGTAGGCTGTGAGACCTGCAGGAGgggagctgggtgctgcccCCCCAACCCTGAGGTGGACAACGAGGGGGTCCCCGGGGGCATGTGGGGGTCTCCAGGGGCACTCTGGGGCCCCCGAGGGCACTTGGGGGGTCCCAGCAGaccccatccccacagcagcGTCCAGTTCCGAGCCCCACAGAGCGCGGATTGAGTCCATCTGTCCCATCCGACGGGATAGGGAAGGGAAGACGACCCTCAGGCCAGGAAGACGACGAAGACGATGAAGAAGACgatgaggatgaggaagatCTTGACCATCAACCACCGGTTGGAGGTGACCGACTGGAAGTACTTGAGGATCTCCCCGTGAGCTGCCTCCACGTTCAGCTGCGCGTCCTCCACGCTCGCATCGATCCTGCCGTGGGATGGGGCACAGTGAAGGGAGGGACAGATGGACACGGAGCGGGGAGGGAAACCGGGAATGGCACCTCTGGATCGTCTCCTCTTGCTCCTTCACCATGTGAGCCAACTGCTGGAAGATGGATCCCAGCTCCACGATGGTGGATTCGATGTTCTGCATCGTGTCCGCCCGGCTCTGGATGTAGGAATCCTGCAGGACAACGGGGGGAGCATCATTCTCCACATGTCCCAAGCTCATTctggggggacacacacacatgtcATTGTCCCCCCCGTGACACCAGGTCCCCGTTGTCCGTGTCCCCACCTGCTCATCGATCAGTTGGAGCTGTTGGCTCGTCCGTGTGTCCATCTCGATGGCCACGGAGCCGGCGCGCTGGGGCTCGTCCTGCAGCACCGCTGAGCTGCCTGCGGGGAGATGGGGGGGTccatggtgggggggggtgCGGTGAGGACCCCCATGTgtccccccccggccccccagctcccccccgGGACTCACCCATGTTGCCGGCAGCGAGCGGCAGCGCGGACACGGGGGCGCGGGAGAAGTGCTCGCGGCGGCTGCGCTGCTGCTTCAGGTTCTGGGGGGGAAATGGAGGGgtcaggaggggaaaagggggggaatGTGGGGGGGAAATAGGGCAAAGAGGGGCTGGGCAGGACTGGAGGGCAAAGGGGAAGTCCCAAGGGGGGAAAGAGGGATgttggggaggaaaagggggtgCAAAGGGGTGGTTGGGgtcagaggggaaaaggggaggaaacGAGGGGCAAaaggggagctggggggagtGGAGGGCAATGGGGAAgtcagaggggggaaaagggggagcAAAGGAGacatggaaaaagaaggggatgcaaagaaaaggggggacacaaggaaaagggggggggtcaggaaggaaaaaggggggagCCAAGGCCAAGGGGGTGCAGCGCCTCACCTCCGTGCGCACCTCCAGCACCGACTTGAAGTCATTGGACATTGAAGCCAGTTTGGactgaggagagaaagaggcGGATGAACCAaggcggggggtggggggggtgtttgcCCCCGTGTCCCACCCCctcccgtgtccccccccccgtgtccccaccTGCAGCGACACGACCACGGTGTTGGAGTGGGTCTGGACGTGGCGCCCGCTctgcccccccccgcgcccgcaccacctcctgcagctgtgCGATCTGCTTGTTCAGGCTGTTGATGTCCTGCAGGGCAAGgagattttgggggggggtcaGCGACATCCCAtaatacccccccccccactccggacccccccaaacctgctTGATGATGTAGGTGAGCTCCTCGATCTCCACGGCTTTGTCATCGAACAGCGATTTCCTCTTGGCCActtgtggggggggggagaggaaatgAGGGGGGGGGTCAGGACACCCCATTGTGCCCCCACTTTGTGCCCCCCCCATCCccgtttccccccccccccccactcacGGATCGTCAGCTTCTCCAGCTTGGCAAAGGTGTTGCTCAGATCCTTCCCGATGCgcctgggggggggtgtcagaGGTGGGGGGGCCCCAAACCCCACCCCCAGGGGGTCCCCACATCCCCCTCCCATCCTTGTCCCCCCGTGCGTGGGGTCGCAtaccccccctgcacccccatcACCCACATCCAATACAATGGGGGGTCCCCTTATCCCCCTCCCACtgcccccccccaaaccacagcTCCCTACATCCCTGCACCCCCCCATGGGGTCCCCAAGACCCCCCCAAACAGtaggacccccccccccatcttcATCCCACCCCCCATCTCCATCCTATCCCTTTCCCCATGGGGGTCTCCCCCACTGGCCCCCCCAAACCAggcccccccatccccattcccaccccgCCATGGGGTCCCCACCCCCCCATCCGCAGGGCCCCCCCTTTACCGCGCCCCCCCTCACTTGGCCATGAGGCTGAACTCGCTGCGCTGCCGCCCGGCCCCCGGCGCCGCTCTCCCGGGCTGGGCCCCGTCCTGCGGCAGAGAacggggggggggtgtcagaccgggggggggaggggacGGGACACCCCGAAACCGGGGGatgggctgggagggggggggggtgtcacccACCTGCCGCCCCTGCAGCGATTTACAGGCGGACAGAAACTCGTGGGTGCGATCGCGACACGACATGACGTCcggtcccgggggggggggcgcggcgAGAACCGTCGGTGGCGGCGGGGGGGGCGTGTGCGGGGGGGTCACGGTTTGTGTCTGGGGGGGGCCCACGTAGACGCCCGGTTCCCGCTGCCTGGAGCCGTGCCGGCGCCGCGCGTTCATcggctgggggggggggggttcagcaccgggacccccccggccccgccgctccaGCAGGGGGCGGCACGGTGCCGCCGGGGGCGTGGCCTCACCCGCTAagccccgccccccgcccccccccgcgcGCGCTCACCGGGGCTCGGGTCGGGGCCTGGCGCCGTTACCGGGATCCACCGGCCGCGCTGACGTCACTGCCACGTCTCTTCCGGCCTCGACATCATGTGACCGGTAGGGTTCGACGGAAGTTGAACTCCATAGGTTGGGATCCCGGAAGTGTTCGTGCAGGGAAGCGGAAGTTGCCCGGAGGGGAGCGGTTGCCTAGCAACACGCCGTGCTCATAAAAGTGGACAGGCGCGGCCCCGCCCCTAGCAACAGGCCCCGCCCCCAGCAACCACATCCCCCCCAGCAACGGcccccacctccagcagcccccCCCGTGACGTCATGAcacccccccgccgccgcctcccccccccccaggaggGCTCCAGGCTGTTGAGGAGCGAAACGGGCCTTTATTgagggagcggggggggggggcgggggctGGTCCCGGTGCGCGCTGGTCCCGCGGGATGAGGCGGGCGCGGAGGAGTCACTCCCGCTTCTTGTAGTCCTCGAGGTGGCTGAGGAGCCAGGCGCTGGGCGCGAGGAACGAGATGAAGATCGCGGCGAGGCCCACGACGGTCGCCTGCGGGCACAGCGGCGTTCAGCAACGGCTCAAGGTCACCCGGAGCCCCGGCTCCACCCCCCgcactcccccctcccccccgcgGCTCACCCCGGCCCCGATCGGCTCCTGCGGAGGCCCCGAGATGAAGccgcgcggggccgggccgggccgggccgcggaGCGCAGCAGCGAGCGGGCGAGGCTAGCGGCGAGCGGCATGGCGGCGGAAGTGGCGGCGCGACGTCACTTCCTGTGGATGGCTTCCGTTCCGGTCCTCCTGCGTTCCTGGACACGCCCCCACGCTGCGCAAACCCCGCCCCCTATTTGGAAGCCACGCCTCCATCAGACACATCCTCCAATCACAGCCCGACTCCTCCACGCAAGGCCCACCCCCCCCGCCGGGTCCTCCCGCCCGCTTGGGGGCGCTGTTCGCAGAGCCCAAATTGAAGGTTTTTAACGTTTTTATTCGTTACATACAAACAAAACcgaaaaaaccaacaaaaaacgCCccggggggtgtgggggggaggGGCCTCGACTCCCGCGAGGgcccaaaaccaacccaaataGACAAAGCCCCCTTTCCATCCCCAAACCTACCCCCCCCCGAAGGAGCCCCCACGGGGGTTTCGGGGGGGGGCGGCAGCACCCATTGGGTGCGCGGCTGCAGCGGGTCCGTCCGGGTGGGTTCCCTTGAGGTGAGGCGGTGGGTTTGGGGTGaaactgtggggtttgggggtgctcAGTGGCAGCAGCCGCCGCAGGGCCCCGTCCCcagcccggggggggggtggctCTCCCCGTACTTGGTGCAGCGACTGAGGATCTCGTAGGAGGAATCGTCCCCGCAGCAGCCGGAGGCACCGGGAGAGGCGGCATCAACCTCGAACctgggggggaagggggtggAGTCACCCTGGCCCCGCCCCCTGCGGCCAAGGCCACGCCCCTTTAGCCACTGACCCCGCCCCCTGGGGTCACCCTGACCCTGCCCCCTCTGTCACCccaactcccccccccccccggctggTGTGGGGACGGGGGaaggggaatgggggggggggggaacaactGAAAAAGGGATGAAAACCCCTAAAAATGTATGGAAAAGGGGTTAAAAACCActcggggggggggagggggggggaacaaCTGGCAAATGGGGTAAAAAAACCACCTGGGAAGGGGGTTAAAAGTTAAACCACGCCTGGAAAATGGGGTTAAACCACACTAAAACCACCCGGAAAATGGATAAAAATCCCTAAGAATTCCTGGAAAAGGGGGTTCAAAAATAGCTGGGAAGGGTGTGGGGGGAAGAGCTGGCAAACAGGGTAAAACCCCCTGGGAAATGAGggtaaaaccccaaaacacccgGAAAATACTTCAAACGCACCTAGAAAAGGGAtcaaaaacccaaccctgtaAAAGGGGCTAAAACCACCTGGAAAAGGGGCAAAATTCCCCCTGGAAAACACCCAGGAAAGGAGTTAAAAAATACTGGGAAAGGGGTTGACCCCCCCCCTTggaaaaggagttaaaaaaaccctgggGAAGGGACAAATCCCCCTGAAAAGGGGTTTAAAACCCCCcgggaaaagcagcaaaaatccCTTTGGAAAACTGGGTGAAAAACCCTTGGAAAAGGGGCTCCAATCCCGCCGGGAGCTGGCGCCGAGGGGGGGGGATCCCGAGCACCCACCTCTCTGGGCTGCCCCTGCCCCGCCTGCCCGCGTCGCCCGGCCCCGGCACGTTGTGAGCGCACTGCAAGCAGACAGTGGTGCGAGAACAACGTGTTACAGTCGGCCCCACAacaccccccagcccccccccccacgctcccaccccccccacatTCCCCAGGGCTGGAAAACGGGGTGAAAACCCGGGAattgggggtgtttggggagCACTTACTGCAACGCTTCACGGAAGAACTGGTAGGCGCCGTGGTTGTGCTTGAAGACCGTCAGCATCACCTTCTTCatctgggtgctgggggggggggggagaaacgTGGAAGAGGGGAGTCAGGGTGGGGTGTTCACCCCCAAAATGCCTGCTTTgcccccaaaacaacccccgTTGTCACCTGTTGGCCACCAACTGGAGGATCTGGAGGAGGAACTTGCCCAAGCCTCGCCGCCGGACGCGGTTCTCGAGCTGCACCTCGTAGCTGTGGGGAGAAAAAcaccccgggggggggggggacgtGGGAACAACCACGGGTTTGGGGGTACGCAGCCCATTTTGGGGGGTTCAACCCGGTTGGGGGGGGTTCATCCTATTCTGAGGGGGGTTTCGCCCTGGCTTTGGGGTGGAGCACCCCATTTCAGGGCCGTTGATCCCAGTTTTGGGGGTTTCACAGCATTTTGGGGGGGTTCATCCCATTTTTGGGGTGGTTTATCCTGTTCAGAGGGGTTCGCCCCATTTTGGGGGGTTTCACCCCACACTTTGGGGGATTCATCCCATTTAGGGAGTGCTTCACTCTGCTTTTGGGGGGGTTCACCCTTTTTAGGGAGGTTTCATCCCACTTTTGGGGGGTTTGACGCAATTTGGGGGGTTGCTCACTCTGGTTTTGGGGGAGTTTCACCTCCGTTTTGGGGGGTTTCACCCCATTTTGGGGTGGCTCATCCCATTCTGAGGGTGGTTCACCCCAGTTTAGGGGGGATTCACTCTGGTTTTGAGAGGATTCCCCCCAGTTTTGGGGCGGTTCAGCCCACTCTGGGAGTGGTTCactctggttttggggggtttcacCCCATTCTGGGGTGCTTCactctggttttggggggtttcacCCCATTCTGGGGTGCTTCActctgggttttggggggtttcacCCCATTCTGGGGTGCTTCACTCTGGTTTCGGGGGGTTTCACCCCATTCTGGGGTGCTTCACTCTAGGTTTTGGGGGGTTCACACCATTTTGGGCTGGTTCAGCTcagttttggggggtttcaCCCCATTCTGGGGTGCTTCattctggttttggggggtttcacCCCATTCTGGGGTGCTTCattctggttttggggttttcacCCCATTCTGGGGTGCTTCATTCTGGATTTGAGGGGTTTCACCCCATTCTGGGGTGCTTCattctggttttggggggtttcacCCCATTCTGGGGTGCTTCattctggttttggggggtttcacCCCATTCTGGGGTGCTTCATTCTGGATTTGAGGGGTTTCACCCCATTCTGGGGTGCTTCATTctggatttgggggggtttCACCCCATTCTGGGGTGCTTCATTCTGGATTTGAGGGGTTTCGCCCCATTCTGGGGTGCTTCactctggttttggggggttcaCACCATTTTGGGGTGGTTCAGCCCAGTTTTGGGGGCTCACCAGTAAAGGACCTCGTCGCCGCACTCGACGTCGAAGCGGAAGTGGGAGAAGGCGACGGGGCCGGCCCCGGCCTCGCGGGCGATGAGGTACCAGGCGCGCTCGTCCCGCAGCTCCTCCCGCTTCTCCCGCTCCTTCCAGCCCCACTCGCTCTGCTCGTACCTGCGGGGGGGGGACAGCGGGATGTGGGGCAAAGCCAACCACGAGGGGCAGAAAACCCAAATCCCAGCACTTTTGGGACACAGAACCCCCCGTTTCTGGGGTACTAAACCCAAACTCCAACACTTTCGAGGCCCTGAAAGACTCCAATATGGGCAGATAAAACCCGAACCTCAAAATCTTGGGGCTCCAGGACACCCTAAACCATTTTTGGGGGGGTAAAACCTGAACACGAATAAATTTGGGGCCCCAATTTTGGGGTGTTAAACCCAAACTCCAACAATTTTGGGTGTCTAGaatctccctcctccccccccaattTTGGGGGGGTTAAACCTGAGCCCAAACGATTTTGAGCAGAGATAAAGCAACACCAGCAGTTTAGGGCAAAAAGAAACTCCAAACTCCATCCCCTTCACACACACGATTTGGGGGCAGAATGGGGCCAGAATTCCAGCAGCTGCCCCGGGACTCGGGGGCGCAAACCCCCCTTTTCCCTTGGGATTTGGGATGCGACTCACAGTGTCTGCATGTTGGCCTTGGTCAGCTCAAAGGCCCACTCCAGGGTGGCAGGTTCCAGCCCGGAGACGCGTTTGCACTCGATGGCAACGTTCAACCTACGGGAGATGCCGGGTGGAAAAGGATGTCGGCACCGGGAACACCCCGGGAATACACCGGGAACCACCTCGGGGACAACACTCACCCGTTGCGGTCGTACTTCTTGAACACTGGGAAAGCTTCGAGGGGATCTTGGAGCTGGAAGGAAACCAAAGAGCACCTCGAAGAGAACCCAaaccccgggggggggggggcgttGGGGTTTGCACCAATCTGGGGGGGTTTCACCCCGTTTTCACCCCCGGGACACTCACTTTGTTGGCAGCTTCCACCTTGGCGCAGACGGCGGCCATGGCCGCGCGCTCCTCCAGGCGCTTCTGCTTCTTCTCCTTGGCTTTGCTGGATTTCCTCTGGGCAGAACCAGGGAATTGTCACTAAATTTGGGACGGTTTTAACTAAAACACCCCTCCCCCCGCCAAAGATCCAGCTGGGAACTCGTAATAATTAAAGCCCATGGATAGAAAACCAAGCAAGTTGCAAGGTTTGCCCTAAAACCCTTCGAATAAATGCGATTTTGGGTTAAAACCCAGCGTTTTGATGAGTGCATTGGGGGGGGGGCCTGAATCATCCTTTTAGCACCGAGGTAACTCAATTAACAGGGTTTTGCCCCAAAATCTTGAATGGTTTAATGCTCCAGGAAGTGGCATCTGTGtaaaattcatgtttttaaGTGTTTCTGCTCAACTTCAGGACAAGGAAATTCCCCAAGAAATGAGCCAAAAATGGGAGTTTTACCCCAAAATGAAAGAGGGGAAGACCCTGATCCTGTGAGATCCCTCCCAACTGGGTGAATCCCCCACATCTATGGGGTGTTGCAGCAGGTTCGGGGATTCCTGAGCTTTACCTGCGGCACGACCAAGTTCAACAGCCCCAAACCCAAGGATTTTCCAGGGAAAAGAGgagttttgggggggtgggaCAGGGCAAGTGTCCCCAATCACCCCCGCGGGTATGTCACAGGGAAATTAAAGGGTCTGCAACCCCAAATCCACTGAAAAGGTCCCCAGCCTCCTCAGGGAGCCTCAAATCTCCTCCGAGGGTCCCACGTTTCCCCACGGGAGCCCTTGAAGGGTCCCAAACCTACTCGAAGCGGCCCCAAACGCCCTCAGACGAGCCCGAAGCGCCTCAGAAAGTCTCAAATCTCCACACACGAACCCCCAAACCCTTTGGAAAGGCCCAAATTCCCTCACAGGAGCCCCAAATCCCCTCAGATGCTCCCAAATCCCCATGAAAGGCCCCAAATCTCCCCCTCGGAGCCCCCAAACCCTTCGGAGGGTCCCAAATCTCCTTCCGGGAGGCAGAGACACCCTCGTAAGAGCCCCAAATCCCCACGAAAGGCTCTGAacctccccacagcagccctcaGACCCCTCAGGTATCCTCACAGGAGGCCCCAGCGGCCTCACAAAGCCCCAGAGCCCCTCTCAGAGCCCCGCAGCAGAGCGGAAGGTCCCGTCTCCCCCCACAACAGCCCCGATCGCCCTCGGACGGCCCCAAACCCCACCCCCCCGGAAGGTCCCAAACGGCGCCGGAGCCGGCTCCGGGCCCAGCCGAGGCCTCTCTCACCCCCATGGCGGCGGAGCGCGGCCGCGGCGGCTCCTCTCGGCGCGGGGGCGCGGACGGCACTGAGGGGGCGCGCGCGGGAGCGCGCCCTATATATAatggggggggtggaggggcGGTGTTGGAAGAGCGCCGTTACGCGCATGCGCgttggaggagggagaggggcgcgcggggggaggagggggtggGTGGGCGGGGCGAGGGGCCGCGTGTGCGCAGtaggggagggaggaaggaggcgGGGAGCGGGCGCGTGGAGCCGCCGTTGGGCGCGAAGGCAGCTCGGCGCTGATTGGCTGAGAGGGGTGAGggggcggggctgggggggtggaggggagctGAGGGGAGCGGCGCCACGGCGGGGGTGCGGCGGACGGGTCGGAGGTCGGCCCCACAGCGCGGCCCCAGGCCTGCCCCATAGCACGGACCCACAGCGCAGACCCATAGCGCAGCCCCAGGCCTGCCCCATAGCGCGGCCCCATAGCGCGGCACCATAGCACGGACCCACAGTGCAGCCTCAAGCCTGCCCCATAGCACGGACCCTCAGCCCCATGGCCCATAACTCTACCCCATAGCCCGGACCAAGGCCTGCCCCATaaccctgccccacagcctggCCCCACAGCCCTCAGCCTGCCCAATGGCCCATAACTTCACCCCATggccctgccccacagcacagacccACAGCCCTCAGCCTGCTCCACAGCCCATAACCCTGCGCCACAGCCTGGCCCCGCAGTATGGACCCAAGGATCATGGCCTTACCCCACAGTCTGGCCCCACAGCCCTCAGCTACCCCGTaaccctgccccacagccctcaGGCTGCCCCATAGTTTGGTGCTATGGGCATGCCTGGGAGCCCCCAGCCCACCCCCCTGCTGTGCTCCACGGGCCTGTCCCACATCCTGGCCCCACAGCCCTTGGTTGGCCCCATaaccctgccccacagccctcGGCCTGCCCCATGGCCCTGCCCCATAACTGGCCCTGCCACACAGCCCTCAGTCTGCCCCATAGCCTGGCCCCATAGCCGTGCCTGAGAGCCTGCCCCATAACCGGGCTCCACAGCCTTGGGTTTGCCCCATAGCCTGACCCCATGGCCCTGCCTAAGA is a window from the Strigops habroptila isolate Jane unplaced genomic scaffold, bStrHab1.2.pri NW_022045597.1_ctg1, whole genome shotgun sequence genome containing:
- the STX5 gene encoding LOW QUALITY PROTEIN: syntaxin-5 (The sequence of the model RefSeq protein was modified relative to this genomic sequence to represent the inferred CDS: deleted 1 base in 1 codon), giving the protein MNARRRHGSRQREPGVYVGPPQTQTVTPPHTPPPPPPTVLAAPPPPGPDVMSCRDRTHEFLSACKSLQGRQDGAQPGRAAPGAGRQRSEFSLMAKRIGKDLSNTFAKLEKLTILAKRKSLFDDKAVEIEELTYIIKQDINSLNKQIAQLQEVVRARGGQSGRHVQTHSNTVVVSLQSKLASMSNDFKSVLEVRTENLKQQRSRREHFSRAPVSALPLAAGNMGSSAVLQDEPQRAGSVAIEMDTRTSQQLQLIDEQDSYIQSRADTMQNIESTIVELGSIFQQLAHMVKEQEETIQRIDASVEDAQLNVEAAHGEILKYFQSVTSNRWLMVKIFLILIVFFIVFVVFLA
- the NAA40 gene encoding N-alpha-acetyltransferase 40 isoform X1, which produces MGRKSSKAKEKKQKRLEERAAMAAVCAKVEAANKLQDPLEAFPVFKKYDRNGLNVAIECKRVSGLEPATLEWAFELTKANMQTLYEQSEWGWKEREKREELRDERAWYLIAREAGAGPVAFSHFRFDVECGDEVLYCYEVQLENRVRRRGLGKFLLQILQLVANSTQMKKVMLTVFKHNHGAYQFFREALHALTTCRGRATRAGGAGAAQRGSRLMPPLPVPPAAAGTIPPTRSSVAAPSTGRATPPPGWGRGPAAAAATEHPQTPQFHPKPTASPQGNPPGRTRCSRAPNGCCRPPPKPPWGLLRGGVGLGMERGLCLFGLVLGPRGSRGPSPPHPPGRFLLVFSVLFVCNE
- the NAA40 gene encoding N-alpha-acetyltransferase 40 isoform X3 translates to MGRKSSKAKEKKQKRLEERAAMAAVCAKVEAANKLQDPLEAFPVFKKYDRNGLNVAIECKRVSGLEPATLEWAFELTKANMQTLYEQSEWGWKEREKREELRDERAWYLIAREAGAGPVAFSHFRFDVECGDEVLYCYEVQLENRVRRRGLGKFLLQILQLVANSTQMKKVMLTVFKHNHGAYQFFREALHLLAVRSQRAGAGRRGQAGQGQPREVRG
- the NAA40 gene encoding N-alpha-acetyltransferase 40 isoform X2 — its product is MGRKSSKAKEKKQKRLEERAAMAAVCAKVEAANKLQDPLEAFPVFKKYDRNGLNVAIECKRVSGLEPATLEWAFELTKANMQTLYEQSEWGWKEREKREELRDERAWYLIAREAGAGPVAFSHFRFDVECGDEVLYCYEVQLENRVRRRGLGKFLLQILQLVANSTQMKKVMLTVFKHNHGAYQFFREALQFEVDAASPGASGCCGDDSSYEILSRCTKYGESHPPPGLGTGPCGGCCH